CCCGCGCTGGTTCAGCGCCAAGGGCTTTGGTGAATTCCAGCCAGTGGCTACAAATGATACGGTCGAAGGCAAAGCAAGGAACCGCAGGGTAGAAATATTAATTCTTCCACGCACAAGCAACAACCCGGGACAATAAGACGAAGAACCGCTGCCAAGCTGTATGGCGGCGGTTTTTTATTTTATAAAGGGTATTTTCATAAATTTGGATATTTGCTATGATTTACGAATCAAATTTACGAGGTAAAGAGAAATGAATAAACTTAAAAGCTATTATCGGCAATTCCATCCGATTGTTTGGGTACTGCTGAGCGGAACAGTTCTCGCAAGGGGTTCAGCGTTCGCGACGCTGCCTTTTCTTGCAATCTATCTTTCAAGGAATCTCGATTTGCATCCAGTATTAATCGGGATTACGATTGGTATTAGCCCATTATCAGGAGTGGTCGGCGGTTTCCTGGGCGGCCATTTGTCTGACCGATTTGGCCGCAAGCCAGTGATGATTGGTTCATTGTTTTCGATGTCGCTCGTCTATTTCGGTTTTATGATCGCGGAAACTCCGGGATGGTTCATTGTATTAAATGCGTTAAATGGTTTGAGCGGGTCGTTTTTCGAGCCGACAGGCCAGGCACTGATTGCCGACCTGACGGAAAAAAGCAAACGCATGAGGGCATTCTCTCTAAGATATACGGCGATCAATATAGGAGCTTCGGTCGGACCGCTGCTCGGTGCCTATCTTGCAGTGGTTTCAGCTAAATCCGCTTTCATGGTAACAGGAATCATGTATTTCATTTATGTACTGATTCTGGCGCTGATGATGAAAAAGTACAATCTGGGGAATCCTGCGAGTGAAAATGCCTCTAAAGTAACGATTGCCAGCTCCTTGAAGATCATTGGCAAAGATAAAGCGTTAAGGTATTTGATTTTAGGAACAATCATCATTAACTTTGGTTATTCCCAAATGGAATCGAATGTCCCGCAATATCTGGAATCATCGATTGCGAACGGCGTATTCGTTTATTCAGTAATGTTGTCCATTAATGCGGTCATGGTCGTCCTGCTGCAAATGCCGATCAGCCACTTCGCCGAAAAATTTAAGACAATGCAGGTCATGATGGCAGGAGCCGTTTTTCTATCGGTAGGCATGCTGGCATTTGGATTTGTAACAGGATGGTACACTGGCATACTGGCAATTGTCTTCATCACAATAGGCGAAATTCTTATCTTCCCTTCAAGCAGCTATCTCGTCGATCAGCTCGCGACAGATGAACTGCGGGGAACATATTTCGGAGCAGCACAGTTCCGGAGAATTGGCCATTTTCTCGGGCCGATTGCCGGAGGTTATTTATTGAATGAAGCAGGAGGGACTGTATTATTCTCGTTCATAGCCTTGGTGGTGCTCGGAAGTATCCTGTTCTTCATTCAGGGAAACAAGATTTTTATAAAAACATCGCCCACAGTGGTGAAAAACTTATAAAAAGAGCAAGATTCCAGGGGGAATCTTGCTCTTTTTATGTATGTGAGGCTGCATAGCAGATTAGCATTCACGAAAAATAAAAAGGAAACCGGCAATGTTTACTCGGCTTCCTGCTCTGGCGTATCTGGCTGGCACATTTTATCGACAGCAAAGCCAATTACAAGCATCATTGCAATCGGAATGGAGAAGTTTAAAATATGAACAAATGTCATGTCCATGTCCTCCTTTAATCCTTAGTAAGGTTTACATATTATTAATATTATATTGTATTTGTCACAAAATAGACACATCTTCTTTTGATTATTCTGAAAACTTTACGGATGTAACTGGTTTACCCCTATTATCACTATAAATCTCTTCATTAACTTCAACGATTCCCAACAATTATTTCAAGGTTTCATCACATTTTTTTGCTAGTTTTAAAAAGAGAATAATACAGGGAGGAGGCAGCTGTATGTGGAGGCTGATAAGGCCGTTTGCATTTAATTTCTTTTTGCTTCTAATGCTCATCCCCATTCATACCGATGCCGATGAGTTCAAAGTGGAGGGCGGCCAATCGATCCAAAGAGCTGTCGACAATGCCGGAAATGGGGATACCATTCTACTTTCTCCTGGATTTTACAAAGAAAGTGTCGTGATCAATAAGGAAGTCTCTATAAAAGGAGAAGAGGGAGCAATTATTGATGGCGGTGGAGGAGGGAGTGTCATCACGGTGACTGCTTCTAATGTAGTTATTGATGGTCTGACAATCCAGAATAGCGGTTCCGGCCAGGAGGACAGCGGAATTTACATTGAAAAATCCGACAAGAATGTCATACAAAACAATACGATGAAAAATGTCCAGTATGGAATTTATATATCCAACAGCTTTGAAAACCAACTGCTTGAAAATAGCATTACAAGCAACAATTCACATTTTTCCAATCGTGGGAACGGCATTCATATGTTCAAGGGAGGCGGTCATTATCTGAAAGGAAATGAAATCGCCAATGTACAGGATGGGATTTACTTTGATTTTACAAAAGACATCAAGGTGTCGGAGAATCATGTAAGTGAATCTCGCTATGGAATGCATTTTATGTTCAGTGAGAGGATCTTAGCTGAGAGAAATCATGTTGAAAAAAATGTGACAGGATTCATGGTGATGGATTCAGCTCATATTGACTTCAGAGAAAACAGGGTAACGGACCACTTTCATTTCCGCGGCTACGGAATATTGATTTATGAAACGAAGAATGTACAGGTTGAGGGCAATGAAATACTCAGGAACAGCACAGGTCTTTCCCTTGAATATGGGGTAGATACATTAATCAATAGGAATCAGATTGCCGCCAATCAGGTAGGTCTTGAATTCATGGGCAAGAATGAAAATAATACGTTTTCTGAAAACAATTTCATCGGAAATGTTGTCCAGTCGAAAATTTCCGGGGAAGATATGAGGCTGGATGATGGTATGAAGGGAAACTACTGGGATGATTACAGCAGTTTTGACCTTTCAGGTGATGGAGTGGGAGAAGAGGCTTACAAGGCAGGTTCTCTGTATGATCGCCTATTGAGGAAACAGCCGTACTGGCAATTCTTTTTTGAAAGTCCTTCGATCAAGCTGTGGACCAAGGCGGAGGCTTTATTTCCTTCTTTTGGTGCAGCAGATGTATATGATGCCCGCCCGCTGGTAGAACCGGTAACCATGCTTCGGGAAGCAGAACAGCGGAGCAAGGACCGAATGGTGCCAGGAGTAATAGGCATTTTGTTTATTTTGTTCTCGATATTCGTCATTGTGAAAGGAAGGAAACTGCGATGATTAAAAAGCTTGGAATATTGTTGATAATGTCTGTTGGGGTAGTGTCGGGCTGCAGCAACAGTGCAATGGAACCGGAGGAAATCAATCCGGAAATTGATGTGTGCGAGGTGTGCAATATGGGTGTTGCCCACGAACATTATGCTACTGAGGTTGTCACAGCCGATGGCGAAATATATAAGTTTGATGATATCGGCTGCATGGATGAATTCCTGGAAATGGAGCCATTGCTTAAGGAAGAAAGTGCAGCGAAAAAATATGTGCGTGACTTGGATACGGGAGAATGGGTTGAATTGGAGAAAGCCTACCATGCTTTTCATCCGGATTTTTGGACCCCGATGGCAAATGGTGTGGTTAGTTTCAAGGACAAAGAGGGCGCTGAACATTATGTTGAGGAACAGGGAATGGGAGAGGTGCTGGATTATGATTCATTAAAGAAACATGAGTGGAGCTGGGGGCAATGAGGTACATCGCGAGGCAGCAGTTGACCTTGATGATGAGAAGCCATTGGCTTGCCGGCTTTGGCTTATTGTTTTCATCCCTGGCCGTGATGGTCGCATTTCTGGGCAACACAGGAGGAACAGGGTTTGACGGGTTTAACAGGATGACGGCCAGCTTGCTGAATATCAATTTACTGCTGATTCCTTTGCTGTCTTTGCTGATCGGCAGCTTGTTTTTGTCGGGTGAAAAGGAAGATCGCGGGCTAACGCTGCTGCTGACATATCCCATTTCACCATGGGCTGTTATTCTTGGGAAGTATGCAGGTCTGTTTATTGCAGTCTGGTCTGTATTGACATTTGGGTATGGTTCAGCATTGCTCGTCATCTTTTTCGTTGGCGGGGGAGTCTCTGTTTCTTTGCTGGTATTATTTTATGTGTATTCGATACTGCTGGCGGCCATTTTCCTGTCGCTGGCAATGATGATTGGCATAATGGCCAAAACTCGGTTCCAGGCGCTGGGGATAAGCTTGATTGTCTGGGCCTTCCTTGTGCTTTTCTATGAATTTATCATTATGGGGTTGAGCATGTTCATGATGAAGCAATGGCTTCTGCCAATGCTGACTGTGTCCATCTTTCTCAATCCGCTAGAGTTGATCCGTGTCCAGTCAATTTTGTCGCTGGATGGAGCCTCGGTATTCGGGCCTCGATTATATGATTTAACCATCTGGGCAGATGGGTTGATTGGCAAGACGCTATATATTCTTGCTGTTTTGCTTTGGACTATATTGCCTGTCCTATACTCTGTGTACAGGATTAAACGGGGGATTGAGGATGAATAGCAAAGAATGGATAAGGGTAGAAGGATTGGCAAAACACTATAGCCCGACAAAGAAGATTACTGGTATCAGCTTCTCAATCGACAAGCCTGAAATCTTTGCACTCTGTGGTGGAAACGGTGCAGGCAAGAGTACATTGATCAAAATGCTTACAGGGATTATGAAGCCGACTGCGGGCATGGTAGTTATGGAAGGTAAGAAAGTTGAACCGCAAAGTAGAGGGTTTAAAAAACTATTTTCATATATGCCGGATGAAATGCTCTTTCCACGCCAGTTGACGGGGTTGGAAGTTTTGATTTTTTTTGCGAGGTTAAGAGGAATAAGTGATGAAAAAGTGACTGAAGCTCTTCACCAGGTTGGTTTGTTCGATGTAAGGAATATGCAGATTAAACAATATTCTAAAGGAATGCAGCAGCGGCTTTCGCTTGCGCAGGCTCTGTTGCCGGATGTTCCTCTGCGAATACTCGATGAACCAACCAATGGTCTCGATCCACTCTGGGTGTACCGCTTCAAGGAAATAATCCAGGAAGAAAAACGCCAGGGCAGGACGATTTTCTTTACCACCCATATCCTTAGCCTGGTCGAGGAATTGGCAGACAGAGCTGCGTTCATGCAGGAGGGCAATCTGCAATATTGTGATTCAGTTGAATCACTTGTACAAAAAAACGGTGTCTATACTCCACTTGAAAAGGTCTTCTTCAATTAAGTATTAGTTAAAACACAGACGAAAAAATCCCGGTGTTGATTCAACACTGGGATTTTTTTAAACTTCATTAATGACCGCTTTCTTCTTCGCTTTCACCATCCATTTCGCTCTCCTGGTCCTTATCCATGCTGTCGCTATTCATCTTCATTTTTTTTATATAGCGTTCGTTTGCAATTAGGTCGATTTGTTCCCATGTTGCAATGGCAGGATTCTTGCCGCTGTTTTCTGAAATGAATTTCTCGGCGCTTTCGTTGTCTTTAAAGAATGCGTAGCCGTATTTCATAGGTGTTTTAAGGTCTGCTTTTACAGGAATCGCAGAATCAGCCTCGACCCATTCTGCTGTTATATAATCACGGACCCATTTCTCTTCAAATTCTACATCATCACGTCTGGTGATATTCAATAGACAGCCTGAGTCATCAAAGAATACATACTCTCCGTCTTTCGTTTTGGCCTGTGCGGTGAAAACTCCCATTGGATCAGCTTCCGGATATACCTTCATGTTGCAGAATGCGCAGACATCGTCATCGCCTGGTTCATGAGGCCCATCTGCATGGTCATCATCATCGTGTTTCACTTCAGTTGCTGCAGTTTCCTGACCATCTTTTTGTTCATTTTCAGCTGCTTCATCTCCGCAGGCAGAAACGATTATCATTAAAAATAATGCCACCATGATAGCAAATAATTTCTTCAAAAAAATCTCCTCCTTTGATCGAATTTAATCCTATCAGGGAGTTGTGATTAAAATACGAAAAATCAAAGGAGAAAGCGTGAGAAGAGGAACTTTTTTGTGACAGCTTTGTGTCGATTCTTTAAGTGGAAACAGAAGTATTATTGAACATTCTTAAGAAGGTGAAAGAATTAACTGAGGGGAAAAGCCTTGTTGTGAATATCGCCCTTATAAAAAATAATGCGAAGGTGGGGGCAAAGATTGCTGCCAGCCTGGCCAAACAGAGGATCAGCCTATGAGGCTCGTTTTTTAGTGGCATCAGATCAAAGCCTCCTATAGAAAATACTTGTTCTAAAGCGCAGTTTTGCATGGTAATTTATATAAATACTTAACTGCTAATCCTGTTTTCTCCTGCTCTTAAACTTCATGAAATCCAGATAATAAGCAAAATCTTCTTTGCTGATTCCGTTTTTTATAGCTTCATCAACAAGTCCAACCCATTCCTCATCAACAGACATCCTGGCAGCTTTCATGTTTTGCTGTCCCATCAAATACTCTACAGTTGTATCAAGGTTATCTGCAAGGCGGGACAATACCTGTAACGATGGATTTCCCTGAATCCCTCTTTCGATGTAACTGAGATAGGATTTGGAAACATTCGCTTTTTCAGAGAGTTCACTAATTGAATACTTTTTTTCAAGCCTTAAGCTTTTAATTGTCTCTCCAACCTTCATAAGAGGATCTCCTTTTTATTCATCTATTAATTCATTATAACGAACAAATTAGTTCTTTTAAAAACACAAGAAACTGAGATAAACGGAGGAAATTCTTAAAAAAGAACGATTTATGTTCTTTTTTAAGAAAATTAGCGATATTTTAGACTTTTTCAGAAATGATACTAATGGACTATACTCGAATGGAATATCACTTTTCTAAGGGGGCTGGATGGCCATGTACAGAAAAAATTGTGATCGTTGTAACCGTCCTTCGTTTAGCAGCTGTGAGGTTGGAGAGTGGCTCTGCCCGGTTTGCGGAAATGATCTAACGAGATACCCGTTTTTTAATGCCATTAGTCTTGAAAAAGTGGCAATTTTACCGCAGTTAAAAAAGAAAATGTATAAGAAAACTGGCCATCCATAGGATCACCTCAAGTTTATGGGGGTTATTTTAAAAAAAGAGTTCAACAATTAGGGATAAAATCTGACAAATATCTTTACAAGAATGGTTTAAATTTTCAGATAATATAACTCTCGCTCTGTAATTTTGTAATTGTTTGGAAGAAAAGCGAAAAAATCCTTATATAGTCCCCGACAAATAATTACATGTTAAATATATAGAACAAGGTACAATGACATTGGGGCTAAAAAAGTGAGTAAAAAGGTACAGAAAAAGGCAAACTTGTTGAAAAACTAGGACGCAAAGTCACGGATCTAAGGTGCAATGTACTATGATGGCCGGACTGCCTGGAATACTAATTGTATTTTGGGGGGAAGAACTTGATTAAAGAGCAGGTAATTTTCGAAGAACTGGATACGGAATGGATGCAGCTTATAATGGAAGCATTAGAAATGGGAATTAACAAAGAAGAAATCAGGGAGTTTTTAACGAAGACAAACAAGTAGTCAATGGAATTCATACATAGACAATAGAAGTGCGATCGGGCAGCTCTTTTAGAGGTGCTTTTTATTTTTTCATGAAGAAGGACAGCCACGTAAGCTGTCCTTGAATTATTTATTGTGGAGTCTCCATTTATTGAACTCCAGGAACTCACGGAACTGGTCTTTTGTGATGCCTGAATCCATTGCTTCTTTTACAAGGTTGACCCAATCGGAATCCATATTTTCTTTGTCAGGTTGTTCATGGATTAGATGGTCTACTGGTACATTCAATACTCCTGCTATTTTTTCTAAAAATTGGATTGAAGGATTTGTTTGAAGGTTTCGCTCCAATGAGCTCAAATATGATTTTGCCACGCCAGCTTGCTCTGCCAGTTCAGATAAGGACATCCTTTTTTCTTGTCGAAGTTTCTTGACGCGTTCACCGATCACTGTTATCCACACACCTTATCAATTTATAGTTATATCATAACAAATCTGATAAAATAGTTCCATATTGAGAACGACTTATAGAACAATTATAACCAACCTTAATGCTTTTTTGAGCCACTTTTATGAAAAATCATGTTGGGAAAAAACTTATCGCTTTTATATCGGTCATTGCGATTACAGTTGTACATTATTTTATGAAGATTCTTTGAAAATTACAAACACAATAGCCAATTGTGTTCAAAAGGGCCTAAACAAGGTAAAATGGTAGCAATCAGACAAGGTACGGGTGATGTTATGCAGAAGAAATATTTATTAATCTATGAAGAGATTTCGAAACAGATACAGGAAGGACATTATCCTCCTAAAACGATTTTGCCATCAGAAAATGAATTTGCGGATATGTACCAAACGTCCAGGGAAACCATCCGCAAGGCACTGAATCTTCTTGCGCAAAATGGGTTTATCCAAAAAATTCGAGGAAAGGGTTCACTTGTGCTGGATTTGAAAAGACATCAGTTTCCGATTTCCGGATTGATCAGTTTTAAAGAACTTGCGGAGAACATGGGAGGAAAAGCCAAAACGACTGTTGAAGAGTTTAAACTCGAGTTGGCAGGCCGGGATATTGCCAGGGAATTGAATGTTGAGGATGCTGAAAAGGTTTGGAAGGTCAAAAGAGTAAGGCATATTGATGAAGAACGAGTTATCCTCGACAAGGATTTTCTCGTAGAAAAGCATGTGCCAGGACTGTCACGTGTAACTTGTGAAAACTCGATATTTGAGTATATTGAAGGGAAGTTGGAGAAAAAAATCAGCTTTGCGAAGAAAGAATTCACAGTTGAGGAGCCAAATGCCGAGGACAGAAAGCTCCTAGATATGGAGGGGTTCAATGCGATTGTCATCGTGAAAAACTATATTTATTTTGATGACGCTACACTGTTCCAATATACCGAGTCAAGGCACCGCCCTGACAAGTTCCGTTTCGTTGATTTTGCCAGACGGATGGATACCCAACAGTCTCTATAAAAAAAAGAAGCTGCCATTGATGTTGCCCGGTTAACCAGGCTGTCAATTGGCAGCTTTTATTTTAGATAAAAGATTTCAGACAAGTTGAATCCTTATTCCAGGTTTAATGCTTCGGATATTTGCCGACAAGATGGATGGCGCTGATGATCCTTTTATTGATCCAGGCTCTGTTTTCCTGGGTATTAAGTTGTTCGTAAACCATCTTCCGGCCATCTTCTGTAGTGACGTAGTGACTTGGAAGAGTGTTCAGGCTGATGGCGATGATATCGTTCCGGCACTTCTGGCAATTACAGAAGGTCTGGTAATCAGGGCTCATCATCAGCACATTGACAAGCGTGGAAACGACCTCTTCCATTACATTGACATAACTAAATTTCATGGTGCCTTCTCTCCCTATTGATGTCCTAAATTAAATTATAGTTGAATGACGGAAATTTAAAATGATTTTTTTATATTTGCTACAAGATAGGTCTTTTTACATATTTTTATACAAAATAATGGAACTCGTATTAGATGTTTTACAAACCGAAGACAGGGAATTTTAATAGTGGAGATTTTTAAAAAAGGAGATGTTGAATTTATGGGTAAAAAAATTGCCTGTTTAATAACAGATTTATTTGAAGATGTCGAATATCTGGAGCCATCCCGTGCTTTCACCGAAGCAGGCCATGAAGTAGTGACGATTGAAAAAGAACAAGGGAAGACCGTAACGGGAAAGCAGGAAAAAGCCGAGGTGAAAATTAATGAAAGCATCGATAACGTCAAGCCGGAAGATTTCGATGCACTATTCATCCCTGGAGGATTCTCTCCGGACCAGTTGCGTGAAGACGAGAGATTCGTCCAATTTGCAAAGGCATTCATGGACGAGAAGAAACCTGTCTTCGCCATCTGCCATGGACCACAACTGCTGCTTACCGCAAAAACGCTTGAAGGCAGAGGAGCCACGGGCTATAAGTCCATCCGCGTCGACATGGAATATGCCGGAGCAAAATACATGGATAAAGAAGTCATGGTTTGCTGTAATCAGCTTGTCACCAGCAGGGAACCGAAAGATATTCCGGCATTCAATCGCGAAGCACTAAAAGTGTTGCAATAATATTGGTAAGAACCCTTTTGCTGAGGCAGAGGGGTTTTTTTAAATGGGGATGGTTTGCCGTGAAGAATTGGAAAAAAACGCACGGAATTTCCAGTTCGCCAATAAATTTGGATTATCGCCAATAAGCTGCGGGTTTTCGCCAATATAATGAGATTATCGCCAATAAAAATAAATAATCGCCAATAAAATTGTGAACTCCGCCAATAAAACGTTAAACTTCTGCCCGCAAAAAAGATTGAAGAGAATCAGTGTTGTGAAACAATATAATTTTTAACAATTCTTTATAAAAATAGCCATATTGAAGTTGAAATGCGCCATCAACCGGTTCATTTTGCGAATTTATTCATATAAGATAATATAGAATTGAATTGATTCGGGGAGATGACGGAATGATTGTTTTAAAATCGGCACGTGAGATTGAAAATATGAAGGCAGCGGGCGAGCTGCTCGCTTCCGTGCATAGAAAGTTGCGCAAATTGATCAAGCCGGGCGTAACCACCTGGGAAATTGACCAGTTTGTCGAGGAGTATTTAAAAAAACACGGAGCCACTCCACAGCAGAAGGGCTACCGTAATTATCAATATGCAACATGCGCCAGCATCAATGATGAGGTGTGCCACGGCTTTCCTCGGAAAGGGGCGCTGAACGATGGCGATATTGTCACGATAGATATGGTCGTCAACTTGAATGGCGCGCTGGCTGATTCGGCTTGGAGCTACGCAGTTGGAAATGTGAGCGAACAATCACAAAAGCTGCTTGAAGTGACAAAAGAGGCATTGTATCGTGGCATTGCTGTCTCCGTACCTGGAAACCGGATTGGCGATATTGGCCATGCGATCCAATCATATGTGGAGGGAGAAGGTTTTTCGGTTGTCCGTGAATTTATCGGCCACGGAATCGGCTCAGTGATCCATGAAAAGCCTGATATTCCGCACTATGGTCTGCCAGGCAAGGGGCCAAGGCTGAAAGAAGGCATGGTATTTACCATCGAACCAATGGTTAATATCGGCGAATGGAAGACGAAGATGGATTCTAACGGCTGGACAGCAAGAACAGTAGACGGCAAGCTGTCCGCGCAGTATGAACATACAATTGCGATCACCAAAGATGGTCCGGTCATTTTGACGGAACAGGATTAACAATGAAGCGGGCTGAACATCAGTTTGGCCCTATTTTTATAAAAGAAATGAAAAAAATTTTCACCTTCAACAAATAATGATGAAATTCACCGTCAAAAAGAATAATAAAAGGAGGCCATAAAATGGCCAGTGAACTTAATGGGCAAAATGTCATCGTTAAGATTAAAGCCGTCTACTCGTCGCTTTCCTCGAAGGAGAAGGCGGTAGCGGATTATATATTGACCAATCCGAAGGAAATCATCCATTTATCAATCACCGAGTTTTCAGAGAATGCATCTGTCGCGGAGGCAACCATTTTCCGTTTTTGCAAAAGGCTTGGATTCAGGGGTTATCAAGCCTTTAAAATTGCGCTTGCGAGTGAAGTTGTGGAACCGATCAAGAATATTCACGAAGAAATTAAGGAAGAAGATCAAGTTGTTACTCTTGCAGAAAAGGTTTTTGCCGGGCATATCGAGGCAATGAAAGGAACGCTTAATCTTCTGGATGAAAAGGTTCTTGAGAGCATTATTGATGTGCTTGCAAAGGCAACGCGGATCGATTTTTACGGATCAGGTGGTTCGTCGGCAATCGCACTCGATGCCTATCATAAATTTCTGCGGACAGGCATCAATTGCAATGCCCACAGTGACGGACACCAGCAAATCATTTCTGCAGCGCTGCTCGGTCCTGGTCAGGCGGCCGTTGGCATTTCACATAGCGGCAGCAATAAAGATGTCATAGAAGCTCTAAGGATTGCAAAAGCTAATGGAGCAGCGACAATCGCTATTACTAGTCACTTTAAGTCTCCATTATCCAAGGAAGCAGATTACGTTTTGTACACGACTTCGCGAGAAACACTATTCAGATCTGAGGCATTAGCATCAAGGCTGGTACAATTAAGTTTGATCGATGTGCTACATGTAGCGGTTTCAGTACGCAGGCAGGAACAAACTCTAGACAACTTGCAAAAAATAAGAGAAGCGATTTCGATAAAAAGATATTAACTTGAAAATTATTTTCTTATTTTAGATATACATATGAAAAAATATTTGATACTATCTTTGTATAAAGTTCTATTCTTCAATGAGAAGCTGTTCGAAAAAACAACAACAAATGCGAAAATGGCATTTTTAAACGAAAAAGGAGTGCATCTACGTGAAACTAGGAATGGTCGGCCTTGGTAAAATGGGCTATAACTTGGTATTGAATTTGATGGAAAATGGCCATGAGGTTGTGGCGAACGACATTAATGAAGAAGCGATGCAGAAAATCAAAGCAGAAGGTGCTGAGATTGCTGCAGATTATAAAACAATGGTGGACATGCTGCCAAAGCCGCGTGTGATCTGGCTGATGATTCCTGCTGGCGAGTTAATCGACCAGGTAATTGAAAAGTTCACGCCTTTCCTTGAAGAGGGTGACATCCTTATCGATGGAGGTAATTCAAACTATAAGGATACACTTAGACGTGCTGAAAAGCTTTCGGCAGCAGGTATCCAATTCATGGATGTCGGAACAAGCGGCGGAATGGAAGGTGCTCGTAACGGTGCCTGCACTATGATCGGCGGCGATGCAGAAGTTTTTGCCCATGTAGAACCAATCTTCAAGGACATTTCAATCGAAAAAGGGTACCTTTACACAGGTAAAGTTGGAAGCGGCCATTTCTTGAAAATGGTCCACAACGGCATTGAGTACGGAATGATGCAGGCAAT
This window of the Mesobacillus jeotgali genome carries:
- a CDS encoding MurR/RpiR family transcriptional regulator; this encodes MASELNGQNVIVKIKAVYSSLSSKEKAVADYILTNPKEIIHLSITEFSENASVAEATIFRFCKRLGFRGYQAFKIALASEVVEPIKNIHEEIKEEDQVVTLAEKVFAGHIEAMKGTLNLLDEKVLESIIDVLAKATRIDFYGSGGSSAIALDAYHKFLRTGINCNAHSDGHQQIISAALLGPGQAAVGISHSGSNKDVIEALRIAKANGAATIAITSHFKSPLSKEADYVLYTTSRETLFRSEALASRLVQLSLIDVLHVAVSVRRQEQTLDNLQKIREAISIKRY
- the map gene encoding type I methionyl aminopeptidase, with translation MIVLKSAREIENMKAAGELLASVHRKLRKLIKPGVTTWEIDQFVEEYLKKHGATPQQKGYRNYQYATCASINDEVCHGFPRKGALNDGDIVTIDMVVNLNGALADSAWSYAVGNVSEQSQKLLEVTKEALYRGIAVSVPGNRIGDIGHAIQSYVEGEGFSVVREFIGHGIGSVIHEKPDIPHYGLPGKGPRLKEGMVFTIEPMVNIGEWKTKMDSNGWTARTVDGKLSAQYEHTIAITKDGPVILTEQD
- the gnd gene encoding phosphogluconate dehydrogenase (NAD(+)-dependent, decarboxylating); the encoded protein is MKLGMVGLGKMGYNLVLNLMENGHEVVANDINEEAMQKIKAEGAEIAADYKTMVDMLPKPRVIWLMIPAGELIDQVIEKFTPFLEEGDILIDGGNSNYKDTLRRAEKLSAAGIQFMDVGTSGGMEGARNGACTMIGGDAEVFAHVEPIFKDISIEKGYLYTGKVGSGHFLKMVHNGIEYGMMQAIAEGFEILEKSPFDYDYKEVSRVWNHGSVIRSWLMELMENAFSKEPKLESIKGVMHSSGEGKWTVETALDLQTAAPVIALSLMMRYRSLEDDTFTGKVVAALRNEFGGHAVERKED
- a CDS encoding type 1 glutamine amidotransferase domain-containing protein, which produces MGKKIACLITDLFEDVEYLEPSRAFTEAGHEVVTIEKEQGKTVTGKQEKAEVKINESIDNVKPEDFDALFIPGGFSPDQLREDERFVQFAKAFMDEKKPVFAICHGPQLLLTAKTLEGRGATGYKSIRVDMEYAGAKYMDKEVMVCCNQLVTSREPKDIPAFNREALKVLQ